In Chanodichthys erythropterus isolate Z2021 chromosome 7, ASM2448905v1, whole genome shotgun sequence, a genomic segment contains:
- the LOC137023162 gene encoding extracellular calcium-sensing receptor-like produces MLFFLYTLLVFHHLHTKVENTLCRMMGDPKYPLFFKHGDVAIGGIFAVHRKETLPSFEFTQKPQHLSCSSVNMRDFRLAQTMIFAIEEINRSQNLLPNISIGYIIYDTCGSRLSTMLATMGLMNGQELAEGYKCNGQSPLHAIIGESETSATVILSRTTGPFKIPVISHSASCECLSNRKDYPSFFRTISSDYHQGRALAYIVKHLGWTWVGAVNSDNDYGNNGMAIFLKTAQEEGICVEYSVKFYRTEPEKLKKVVDTIERGTAKVIVAFVSFVEMGLLIDQLSIQNITGRQMIGVEPWITAKTYITQNSFHAVGGSLGFASRKINIEGFAEYVIKEFWDTAFPCSESDGNSSQYALSCSRYEDLLALKNYNEDVTEHRYSSNVYKAVYAVAHSLHRLFKCKEQGGCEKDLTIQPQQVVEALKKINFTIKTGDHVWFDSTGSVVALYEVVNWQQVSDGSFEFISVGYYDASLPPYQNLDLSIKKIIWAGGQLEKPRSVCSESCPPGTRKAVQKGRPVCCYDCIPCADGEISNETDSINCKQCPGEYWSNAEKNSCVLKAVEFLSFTEVMGVVLVFFSLVGVGLTVLVAILFHRKKDTPIVKANNSELSFLLLFSLTLCFLCSITFIGRPTEWSCMLRHTAFGITFVLCISCVLGKTIVVLMAFKATLPGSNVMKWFGPTQQRLSVFAFTLVQVLICVLWLTIYPPFPYKNMKYYKEKIILECSLGSAIGFWAVMGYISLLAVLCFILAFLARTLPDNFNEAKFITFSMLIFCAVWITFIPAYVSSPGKFTVAVEIFAILSSSFGLLFCIFAPKCYIILLKPKQNTKQHVIGKAPSIPLAPKPY; encoded by the exons atgcttttctttctttacACACTTCTGGTTTTTCATCACCTTCATACTAAGGTGGAAAACACTCTTTGCCGAATGATGGGAGACCCAAAGTACCCGTTGTTTTTCAAGCATGGAGATGTAGCCATTGGAGGAATTTTTGCAGTGCACAGAAAAGAGACATTACCCTCATTTGAGTTCACGCAAAAACCTCAGCATTTATCTTGCTCCAG TGTGAATATGAGAGATTTTCGGCTGGCTCAAACCATGATATTTGCTATTGAGGAGATTAACAGAAGTCAAAATTTGCTCCCAAATATTTCTATTGGCTACATAATTTATGATACATGTGGTTCAAGACTGTCTACCATGCTTGCAACTATGGGATTGATGAATGGTCAGGAGTTGGCAGAAGGGTATAAGTGCAATGGACAGTCTCCTTTACATGCTATCATAGGAGAATCAGAGACTTCTGCCACAGTGATTCTGTCCAGAACTACAGGACCTTTTAAGATTCCAGTG ATAAGTCACTCTGCTtcatgtgaatgtctcagtaatAGGAAGGATTACCCCTCATTCTTCAGGACTATTTCTAGTGATTACCACCAAGGCAGAGCACTTGCATACATAGTCAAGCATTTAGGCTGGACATGGGTGGGAGCTGTGAATAGTGACAATGACTATGGAAACAATGGAATGGCCATATTTCTGAAAACAGCCCAAGAAGAGGGGATCTGTGTAGAGTACTCTGTGAAATTCTACCGAACAGAGCCAGAAAAACTCAAAAAAGTGGTAGACACAATAGAAAGAGGCACAGCAAAAGTGATTGTTgcatttgtttcttttgttgaGATGGGCTTACTTATTGATCAGTTAAGTATTCAGAACATTACAGGTCGCCAGATGATTGGTGTGGAGCCATGGATAACTGCAAAGACTTACATAACTCAAAACAGTTTTCATGCAGTGGGGGGGTCACTGGGGTTTGCAAGCAGAAAAATCAACATTGAAGGGTTTGCAGAATATGTTATAAAAGAATTCTGGGACACAGCCTTTCCATGCTCAGAAAGTGATGGAAATTCTTCTCAATATGCATTAAGTTGCAGCAGATATGAGGATCTACTTGCATTGAAAAATTACAATGAAGATGTGACTGAACACAGATATTCAAGCAATGTCTACAAAGCAGTTTATGCTGTAGCTCATTCACTACACAGACTATTCAAGTGCAAAGAACAAGGAGGCTGTGAGAAAGACCTGACAATACAACCACAGCAG gtggttgagGCTCTGAAAAAGATCAATTTCACCATAAAGACAGGAGATCATGTGTGGTTTGACAGCACTGGTAGTGTAGTGGCTTTATATGAAGTTGTGAACTGGCAGCAGGTCTCAGATGGATCATTTGAGTTCATATCAGTGGGATATTATGATGCCTCACTGCCTCCTTACCAGAACTTGGACCttagcattaaaaaaataatctggGCTGGAGGACAGCTGGAG AAGCCAAGGTCTGTGTGCAGTGAGAGCTGTCCTCCAGGCACTAGGAAGGCTGTACAGAAAGGAAGACCTGTCTGCTGTTATGACTGTATTCCATGTGCAGACGGAGAAATCAGCAATGAGACAG ATTCAATTAACTGCAAGCAGTGTCCAGGGGAATACTGGTCTAATGCTGAGAAAAATAGTTGTGTGCTGAAGGCTGTAGAGTTTCTATCATTCACAGAAGTTATGGGTGTAGTGCTAGTCTTTTTCTCACTGGTTGGAGTAGGATTAACTGTGCTGGTGGCCATCCTGTTTCACAGAAAGAAGGACACCCCCATAGTAAAAGCCAACAACTCAGAGCTGAGCTTCTTGCTGCTCTTCTCATTGACTCTGTGTTTCCTTTGTTCTATTACTTTCATCGGTCGGCCCACTGAGTGGTCCTGTATGTTGCGTCACACAGCATTTGGGATCACTTTTGTCCTCTGTATCTCCTGTGTTCTGGGGAAAACAATAGTGGTGCTAATGGCCTTCAAGGCTACACTTCCAGGAAGTAATGTCATGAAATGGTTTGGGCCTACACAACAACGACTCAGTGTTTTTGCCTTTACTCTTGTACAGGTTCTAATCTGTGTGCTTTGGCTAACAATTTATCCTCCATTTCcctacaaaaatatgaaatattataagGAAAAGATAATTCTTGAGTGCAGTCTCGGTTCTGCTATAGGTTTCTGGGCTGTGATGGGTTATATAAGCCTCCTGGCAGTCTTGTGTTTCATTTTAGCTTTTTTGGCTCGAACACTGCCTGATAACTTCAATGAAGCCAAATTTATCACATTCAGTATGCTCATATTCTGTGCTGTATGGATCACATTTATTCCAGCTTATGTCAGTTCTCCTGGAAAATTTACTGTAGCTGTGGAGATATTTGCCATTTTATCCTCAAGCTTTGGTTTACTTTTCTGCATTTTTGCACCTAAATGTTACATTATCCTGCTTAAGCctaaacaaaatacaaagcaACATGTGATTGGAAAAGCACCATCTATACCCTTAGCCCCCAAGCCCTACTGA